GACCTCCGGGTTTAGAGAAAAGGAATACAGATGCAGACGACTGCAGCAGCTCAGTCCAGCCACGTCAATCCGCCCCCCAAAGCAGAGCCGCAAAAACGCATCGCGGGCGGAGATTTTGAAACCTTCCTGAAGATGCTGACCGCGCAGATCAAGAACCAGGACCCTCTGAACCCGATGGAAGGATCGGACTTTGCGGTTCAGCTTGCCACATTTTCAGGGGTCGAACAGCAGGTCCAGACGAACGCCTTGCTGACAAAGCTGGCAGCTCGCGACGGGGATGATCTGGTGCGCTATGCTGGGTTCGTCGGCAAGCAGATACGGACCACCGGACCTGTCCAGTTTGCAGACAAGCCCCTGATCATGGAACTGTCGCCGGATCCGGGGGCCGACCGACACAGAATTGTTGTTATCGACAGTTTCGGAGAGCAGGTGGCCAATGACGATATTGGCGATGCGAGCGGGCTGATCCGGTGGAACGGCACGCTTATCGACAGCCAGCCGCTTGCACATGGGACGTATCGCTTCCGTTTGGACAGCTACAGCGGTGAGACACTGCTCTCGACAACCGAAGTTCCAGTCTACAGCACAGCGATGGAGGTGCGGCGCGACAACGGTGAAATCTTCTTCGTGCTTGAGGGAGGGGTGCGGGCCGGGCTTGAGAATATCATGGGCCTGAGCGTTGGTACATCTTGACCCAGAACGCCTTGGCGGCACTTGCCGAACGAGAAACCGGATACATGTCAGAGATCGCGTCATGATCTTCTGCGGAGTAATGCAGTCGATGCCCTCAGCGCCGGGTCCGTGCAAAATTCAGGCGGAGCCGCAGTACCATGCCGGGATCGTAGCTTACCTCCGTTCGACAACCAGCGGACCAGATTGCATGACCACTTCGGTCGCCGCGTCAATTCCAGCAGGGTCATTCCCGGCTCAGCGCGACGACCGGATCAAGCTGGGCAGCCGAACGTGCAGGCAGGAAGCCAAAGGCAATGCCGATCACCGTCGAAGACAGAAACGCGACGACAATAGACAGGATCGAGAAGTTCAGCCTGACGCTTTCCGTAAGCGACGCAGCCAGCCCGCCTGCGCCCAGCGCGACCAGGATTCCCAGAACCCCGCCGACCAGACAGACCAGCACCGATTCGATGAGAAACTGGGCCGTGATATCCGACCGCCTTGCGCCAACGGCCATGCGGACGCCGATTTCTTTCGTGCGCTCGGTCACCGATACCAGCATGATATTCATCACGCCGATTCCTCCGACAATCAGCGAGATCACCGCAATCGCCGCGACCAGCAAAGTCATCGTGCCGGTGGTAGAGGTCACCATCTGCCGGATCGTATCGCTGTTCTGCAGAAAGAAATCCTGCGTTCCATGCCGGGCCAGAAGCAGTTGTGACATCTCCTCTTGCGCCTGCGCCATGCCATAAGCATCGGCAACCTGCACCGTTATGCTGCTGAGATGTTTCTGCCCCGAAACACGCGACATCACCGTCGTATAGGGCAGCCAGACATTCAGCGAATCCGGCCCGAAACTGGCACCGCTGGATCTGACGACGCCGATCACACGCACCGGGACATGACCGATATGCAGAACCTGCCCGACGGGGTCCTCACCGCCGGGAAAAAACGTATCGCGCGTTTCTTCGTCGATCACCGCGGATTGCGACAGCTCGGAAATATCGTCTGCATCGAACAGGCTGCCCGCGACGGTCTGATAAGAATGCAACGTGAAATAATCGTTATTCACCCCGTTGATCGAGGAGCTCGCCTCAATCGCGCCGAACCGCACCGTCGCGTTGTCATTCACCGCAGGAGAGACACCGGCGGCATAATCCTGTTGCGCAAGCGCCTGCGCATCAGAGGGCACCAGAGTCCTGATCCGCCCCGATCCCCGTGCGCCGAAGCCAGCACCTGCCCGCACGGTTATCGTATTCGTGCCAAGCGAGCTGATATCCTCAAGCACCTTCTCCCGCGCACCCGAACCAATCGCAACCACAAGTACCACCGAAGCAATACCGATGATGATCCCCAGCATGGTCAGGAAACTGCGCATCCTGTGCGACTTCATCGCCAACAGCGCGGTTCGCAGCGCCTCTGTCAACTGGCTGACGCCCAGACAGGGCCAGTTACCGGCAGAGGGCGCTGCATGCGCGGGCAGTTCAGCCAAAGTCTTGCCCGTCCCGCTATCGGAGATAATCCGCCCGTCGCTGATTTCGATCACCCGGTCAGCACGCGCCGCGACATCGGGATCATGTGTGACGATGATAATAGTATGCCCCTGACGGTTCAGGTCCAGCAAAAGCTCCATCAGCTCGGCGCTGCTTTTGCTGTCGAGCGCCCCGGTCGGCTCATCGGCAAGGATAACCTCGCCGCCATTCATCAGCGCCCGCGCGACAGAAACACGCTGCTGCTGCCCCCCGGAAAGCTCATTCGGCCGGTGATCCACCCGCCCCGACAGGCCAAGCTGCGCCAGCAATGCCTGCGCCCGTTCCTTGCGGGTCCGACGGGCCTCACCGGCATAGATGGCCGGGACCTCGACATTTCCGACCGCATCCAGATCGCCAAGAAGCTGATAACGCTGAAAAATGAAGCCAAAATGAGACCGGCGCAGCCTGGCCTGCTCATCCGGGGTCAGCGTACCGACATTTCGTCCGTCGAACAGATAGCTGCCGCTGCTTGGCCGGTCCAGACAGCCGAGAATATTCATGAGCGTCGATTTGCCCGAGCCAGAAGCCCCGATGATCGCAACCAGTTCACCCGCATGGATATCAAGATCCACATCCTGAAGAACCGTGACCGTCTCATCGCCGGCCCTGAAACTGCGACCGATTCCACGCAGGGAAATCAGCGGTTCCTTGCCATTTTGCGCGATCATCAGAACCTCATCGGCGGACGGCCGCGGCGGTCTTCGGCACCATTGGGCTGCGCAGCAAGCCGATTGCCGGTCACGACCATCTCACCTTCGGACAGGCCCGAGACGATTTCGGCATTCACCTTGTTATCAAGCCCGACGGTCACATCACGCCGGGTTGTTGTTTCGCCAGCGCGCTCATAAAGCAGCACATATCTGCCCTGACCATCTCTTCTGATCGCGGCAGATGGAACGGTGATGACATTATCAGCCCGCGCCAGTTCGATGGTCACCTGGGCAGTCATGCCAATCCGCAGAGTGCCCTGCGGATTATCGACTTTCAGCATCCCATTATAATAAATGGCGGTTTCACTGTCGATCGTATCGCTTTCCTCGATTGCGGTCGGCGCAGGTTCGATTTCGCGCAGAACTGCCTTGAAAGACCGATCCGTCGCACCCAGCGTGGTGAAGCTGGCATTCTGCCCCGGCTGAACCCGCATCACATCCGCTTCCGAAATCTCGGCCTTGACCAGCATCGTCGTCAGATCGGCCAGCTTGACGATGGTGGGCGCGTCATTATTGGCGTTAACGGTCTGACCCTGCTCAACCACCACAGCCACCACGGTGCCGTCAGTCGGGGCGGTAATCCGGGTCCGGTCAAGCGCGATCCTTGCGGTGGACAGCGTGACCTCTGCCGCCGCTTTCCGGGCTTTCAGCGCGTCAAGCTCTGCCTCATAGATCCGCACCTCGGAATGCGCGGTCTCCAGCGTTTCGGCGGTGGCATAGCTTTGCGCGTTCAGGCCCTTCTGCCGCTCATAGGTCAAACCGGCGCGGTCAAGCTGCGCCTGTTTCGCGGCAATCTGCGCGTCCAGATTGGCCAGTTCAGCTTCCGCCATCTGCACATCATTCTGCTGATCCTGCGAATCGATCTGGGCGATCAACTGCCCCGCTTCGACCTTCTGGCCCAGCGAAACCGCCAGCGTCTCAATCTGCCCGGAGACACGAGCGCCGACACTGACCAGTTCCGCCGCTTCCAGCATGCCCGAGGCCAGCACCGTCTGCGCAACCGATCCGATTTCAGCCCGCGCGATAGCAGGCGGGGCAGAAGGCGTCGGCTGGGACAGAACCCGCCAGCCGAATGCAGCCGCCCCAAGCGCAACGATCAGCAGAACGAGAAAGGATTTCCGAAATTTCATCGAGTACTCCGATGGGCAGATAGAATCGCCACCGGACTCATCCGGCAGGTTCATCATCTTATGGCAGAGCTGCCTCAAACGGAATCCAAACAGAAAAGGCCCGGTCGCAACAAACCGCGACCGGGCCGGATTTTTCGTGAATTGCGTGACCCTGCCTTATTCCGCCGCCTCGGCGTAATCCTCCAGAGGCGGACAGGTGCAGATCAGGTTCCGGTCGCCATGCGCATTATCCACCCGCCCGACCGGCGGCCAGTATTTGTCCACCCGGAACGCGCCTGCAGGGAAACAGCCCTGTTCACGGCTATAGGCTCGGTCCCATTCGGCAACCAGATCCTCAACCGTGTGCGGGGCATGGCGCAACGGGCTGGCTTCGACCGCAATATCGCCATTCGCGACGGCCTGAATTTCCTCACGGATCGACAGCATGGCAGAGATGAAGCGGTCGATTTCCGCCTTGGTTTCGGATTCCGTCGGCTCGACCATCAGCGTGCCAGAGACCGGCCAGCTCATCGTCGGCGCGTGGAAACCGTTATCGATCAGCCGTTTGGCGATATCGTCCACGGTCACGCCATGTTCGGCAAAGGGCCGTGTGTCGATGATGCATTCATGCGCCACGCGTCCGCGATTACCCATGAACAGGATCGGATAGGCCCCGGCCAGCCGCGCAGCGATGTAATTCGCATTCAGAATCGCCACGCGCGTCGCCTGCGTCAGCCCCGCGCCGCCCATCATCAAAATATAGGCCCAGGAGATCAGCAGGATCGAGGCGCTGCCGAAGGGTGCCGCCGATACCGCCCCTTCCCCGGTCTGGGGATCGCCGGGCAGATGCGGGGCCAGATGCGCCTTCACCCCGATCGGCCCCATACCCGGCCCGCCACCGCCATGCGGGATGGCGAAGGTCTTGTGCAGGTTCAAATGGCTGACATCGCCGCCGATCTCACCCGGTTTCACCAACCCGACCAGAGCGTTCATATTCGCCCCGTCAATATAGACCTGCCCGCCATGATCATGCGTGATCTTGCAGACCTCGCGCACGGTGTCTTCAAACACGCCATGCGTCGAAGGATAGGTAATCATCACCGCCGCCAGCCGGTCGCCCGCAGCCTTCGCCTTGTCGCTGAAATCCTCCAGATCAATGTCACCATTCGGCGCGGACTTCACCACGACAACCTTCATACCGCACATCTGCGCACTTGCCGGGTTGGTCCCATGCGCACTGGACGGCACCAGACACACATCCCGCTGATCGTCGCCATTCGCGCGGTGATAGGCCTGAATTGTCAAAAGCCCCGCATATTCCCCCTGCGCACCGCTGTTCGGCTGCATGGAAAACGCGTCATAGCCGGTGATCGTGCACAGTTTCTGCGTCAGATCCTCCAGCATCTCGGCATAGCCCGCCGCCTGATCCGCCGGCGCAAACGGATGCAAGGCCCCGAATTCCGGCCATGTGATCGGCATCATCTCGGCTGCGGCGTTCAGCTTCATCGTGCAGGAGCCAAGCGGGATCATCGCCCGATCCAAGGCCAGATCCCGGTCCGAGAGCCGCCGCATATAACGCATCATCTCGGACTCGGCCCGGTTCATATGGAACACCGGATGGGTCAGGTAATCGCTTTCCCGCAGCAGATCCTCAGGGATCGCAGGCGCTGTGGCAGGCGTGGCGGGATCGGTGATCCCGAACGCATCCAGCAGCCGCGCGATGACGCTGGCATCGGTGGTCTCATCCACCGAGATCCCGACCCGATCCCGCCCGATTCTGCGCAGATTGATCCCGTGATTACGCGCCGCCGCCAGAATGCCAAGCTGGCCCACACCCACCCGAACGGTGATCGTGTCGAAGAAGGCCTCCGGCTGAACCTCCGCCCCGGCAGCCCGCAGCGCATCGGCAATCGTCACCGCATTCAGATGCACGCGCTGCGCAATCGCCCGCAGCCCCACCGGCCCGTGGAACACAGCATAGAACGACGCCATCACAGCCAGCAAAGCCTGCGCCGTGCAGACATTCGACGTGGCCTTCTCACGCCTGATATGCTGCTCACGGGTCTGCAGCGCCAGCCGGTAGGCCTGATTGCCCTTCGCATCGATGGAGACACCCACGATCCGCCCCGGCATCGCCCGCTTGAACTCATCCCGGCAGGACATGAAAGCGGCGTGCGGGCCGCCATAGCCCATCGGCACCCCAAACCGCTGGCTCGACCCGACGCAGATATCCGCCCCCATCGCGCCCGGCTCGCGAAGCAGGCACAGCGCCAGCAGATCCGTCGCCACGATGGCCACAGCTTTCGCGTCGTGCAAAGCCTCACATTCCGCCGACAGATCCCGGATATGACCGAACGTGCCGGGATACTGGAAGATCGCGCCGAACACGGCCTGCGGGTCCAGATCCTCGGGCTTGCCCCTGATGACTTCAATCCCAAGCGGCAGCGCACGCGTTTCGATCACTGAAATCGTCTGCGGATGCAGGTTCTCGCTGACGAAGAACCCCTTCGCCTTCGACTTCGCCACACGCTGCGCCATCGCCATCGCCTCGGCTGCCGCCGTCGCCTCGTCCAGCAAGGACGCATTCGCCACCGGCAGCCCGGTCAGATCGCTGACCATCGTCTGATAATTCAGCAGCGCCTCAAGCCGCCCCTGCGCAATCTCGGGCTGATAGGGGGTATAGGCCGTATACCACGCCGGGTTTTCCAGAATATTCCGCTGGATCGCAGGCGGAGTCACCGTGCCGTAATAACCCTGCCCGATCAGGCTGGTCATCACCTCGTTCTTCGCCGCCACATCCCGCATTTTCTCAAGCAAGGCAGCTTCGGACAAAGCCTCCCACCCCAACGCCTCATCCTGCCGGATCGAGCCCGGCACGGTCTGCTCGATCAGCGTATCGAGGCTGTCCACCCCGACGGCCGCAAGCATCTCGTCCATCTCAGCCGGAGACGGGCCGATATGGCGGCGATTGGCGAAATCATCGGGGTTATAGTCGGTGGGATTCCAGCGTGTCATCTATCCATCCTCGCCCGGACAAATCTCTTCATCCTGGCCGAAATATCCTCGGGGGTGCGGGGGCAGACAGCCCCCGCTCCGGCATCAGCCGATCAGTTCTTTGTAAGCCGCTTCATCCATGAATCCGTCAATGGCCTCGCCTGCGGCGGGCTTGATGCGGAAGAACCATGCGGCCATCGGGTCGTCGTTCACACTGCCCGGATTATCCGCCAGATCCTCGTTCACCGCCACGATTTCACCGGCAATCGGCGCGGTGATATCGGATGCCGCCTTCACGGATTCGATCACGACGATTTCTTCGCCCTTCTCGACCTCGCGGCCGATTTCGGGCAGTTCGACGAAGACGACATCGCCCAGTTGTTCACTGGCATGTGCCGTGATGCCGACGGTGATTTCCTCACCGTCCTGCTTCAGCCATTCGTGATCTTCGGTATATTTCAGCATAGGGACGCTCCTCAGCGTTTGTAATCTGGTTTGATGAAGGGCAGATCGGCAATAATCGCAGGCACACGCTTGCCGCGCAACTCGGCATAAACCGTATCGCCAGAAGACAGACCTGCAGGCAGGATCGCCATCGCAACGGGCCCGCCGACCGAGGGGCCAAACCCGCCAGAGCAGACCTGACCGATTTCGGCCCCGTCCTCGGCGGCATCATAGATCGAGACCCCCTCGCGGATCGGCGCACGACCTTCGGGGCGCAGCCCGGTGCGGATCTTCGCGGCACCTTCTGCCAGCTCGGGCAGGATGACATCCGCGCCGGGGAAGCCGCCCTCACGCTCGCCGCCCTGCCGCCGGATCTTCGGGATCGACCAGCCAAGCGCCGCAGCACCCGGCGTCACGCCTGCATCCATATCGTGACCGTAAAGCGGCATCCCCGCCTCCAGCCGCAGCGAATCCCGCGCACCAAGGCCGATCGGGGCAACCGCCTCATCCGCCAGCAGCGCTTTGGCGAAATCTTCGGCCCGGGCCGCAGGCACGGAAACCTCATACCCGTCCTCGCCGGTATAGCCCGACCGCGAGACCCAGATTTCCGCGCCGTCCCAGTCGAGGACAGCCACATCCATGAATTTCATCCCGGCAACATCCGGGATCAGCGCCGACAGCACGCGCACGGCCTCGGGCCCCTGCAACGCCAGCAAGGCGCGGTCGGTCACGGGCTCGGCACTGATACCGTCCAGCGTTTGCAGCAGGGCCATATCCTGATCGGCACAGGCAGCGTTCACGACCAGAAACAGATGATCCCCGCGATTCGCGATCATCAGATCATCCAGAATACCGCCCTGATCATTGGTAAAGATGCCATAGCGCTGCCGCCCCTCGGCCAGCCCGACAATATTCGCGGGCACGGCTTTTTCCAGCACATGCGCCACATCCACCGCCTTGCCCGAGGGCGTGCGCAGGATCACCTGACCCATATGGCTGACATCGAACAGCCCGGCCTTTTCCCGCGTATGCAGATGTTCGCCCATTACGCCCATCTTATACTGGACGGGCATCTCCCATCCCGCGAACGGCACCATTCTGGCGCCCAGAGATTCATGCAGATCATGCAGCGGCGTGCGCTTCAGTTCAGCCAAAGGTATCCTCCTTGCGCATCTGTGGCGCGGTTGGTCACCCCCTCTGTCCCTGCCCGATACAGGGCGCCTGAGATCGTTATCCTTCGGCGGGTCCGGGTGGACCGCTCTTCAGAGTTTATGGCGGAATCGGTCCCTTTGCCTGAGAGATTACCGGGGCGGTTGCTCCTTCGGCCCTGACTTGCGCCAGCGTCTCCCGAGTTCCTTCGCGCACGCCTAGCGGCGGGCCGGGATTCTGGCAAGCGAAAATTACATCCCGCCGGTTCAGGAATACTTGCAGCCGCGCATCGCCGTCTGTCTAATCGGCGCTATGGAGAACCTCACACCGCCAGACGCCATCCTCGACGCCGCCGGAGGTTTCTGGCAGCAGCTCGACCTGATCGTGCGCACCATGTTCCTGCCGCAGCGTCTCTATCAGATCGGCGCGGTGCTGGTGATGATGCTGCTTGCGCATTTCCTCTCGCGGGCCTTGTCGCCGGTGCTGAGAAACTGGCTGCGCACCCGTGAAGGCTGGCCGAAATGGCGGCTGCGCTTCGGCCTGATGATCGACAGGAGGCTGCGGCTGATCCTGTTCTCGGCGATGATCTGGGCGGTGGTTCTGGTCATGCAGGAAATCACTTGGCCCTCGTCAAGCTATGTGCTCCGGCTGGCGGCGACGATTGCCTCGGCAGTGCTGGCCATTGCCTTCATTTCACGGCTGATCGGCAACCCGCTGATCCGGCGCATCGCGAAATGGGCGGCGTGGATCTGGGCCGTCCTGTATCTGCTGGGGCTGACCCCGGCCGCAGGGAATTTGCTGGACAGCCTGGCGATCAGCCTCGGCTCATTCCGGCTGTCGGCGCTGACGCTGATTCAGGCGCTGGCGGTGATGACGGCGCTGCTGGCGGGCGCGAGGCTGCTGACCAGCATGCTGACCCGGCGCCTGTCGGATACGGCGGATCTGTCTCCGACGATGCGGGTGCTGACCGCCAAGATCCTGCAAATCTCGCTGTTTACGCTGGCCATCGTCATCGGGCTGAAAGCCATCGGCGTCGATCTGACCGGGCTTGCGGTGTTTTCCGGCGCAGTCGGCGTCGGGCTTGGTTTCGGCCTGCAGAAAGTCGTGTCGAACCTCGTTTCCGGCGTCATCATCCTGCTGGACAAATCTGTCAAGCCCGGAGACGTCATCAGCCTCGGAGACACGTTCGGCTGGATAGACGCGCTTGGCGCACGCTATGTCAGCGTGGTGACACGGGACGGCAAGGAGTTCCTGATCCCGAACGAGGATCTTGTCACCAGCCAGGTTGTGAACTGGTCGCATACGAATAATTTCGTCCGGCTGGACGTGCATTTCGGCACCGCCTATCACGACGATCCGCACAAGGTCAGCAAGGTCGCGATCAACGCCGCCATGTCGGTCAAACGCGTACTGGCGCAGCGCACGCCGGTCTGCTGGATCACCGGATTCGGTGACAGTTCAGTCGATTACGTCCTGCGCTTCTGGATCTCGGACGCGCAGGGAGGGCTGACCAATGTGCGCGGACAGGTCTTTCTCGCGCTGTGGGATGCGTTCAAGGAAAACGATATCTCGATCCCCTTCCCGCAGCGCGAGATCCGGATGCTCGACGCCGAGAACGGCACAGAGCCGCCGAAATTCATCGCAGGCGATTGAGAATATGCTGGCGGATGTTATATTGATCCTGTCCCGGCGCCGGGGAGATCAGGCGCGATGACCGGAGGATGTACCCCTGTCCACTCACGTCCAATCGGCAGACCAGCCGAATGTGACCGCCGCGCCGCATGATCTGAGCAGCGACGAGATCCTGCAGCGCATCCTGACTTCGCTGGATGATGACAAGGCCGAAGATGTCGTGACAATCGACCTTCGCGGCCGGTCGGCTATGGCCGATCACATGGTCATCGCCTCGGGCCGCAACGCCCGGCAGGTCGCGACAATCGCCGAAAAGCTTGCTCAGCGCATCAAGGATGCCACGGGCCGCTCTGTCCGGATCGAGGGCAAGGATGCCGGCGACTGGGTTCTGATCGACACGGATGATGTCGTCGTCCATGTGTTCCGCCCGGAAGTGCGCGAGTTCTATCAGCTGGAAAAGATGTGGATGCCCACGGACCAGTTGAAATCCCTGCGGGCGGAAGTCGCCGCCCACTGATCCCCTCGGGGCTACGCCTCGGCTGCCTTGAGGGCCGGGGCATCGCCATAGCAGCGGGACATCTTTGCCCGGTGAGCACCGCCGGGCAACCTTGCCGTCACCCCTTCAGTGACCCTTCGCAACGAAGCTGCCGGTCACGCCCGATATCTCCATGCGCATCACCCTCCTTGCCGTTGGCCGCCTGCGGAAATCGCCCGAGCTGTCCCTGATCGACGATTATCTCGACCGCTTCGCCAAGACCGGGCGCAGCCTCGGCCTGCCGCCCGTTCAGGTGATCGAGGTCGAGGATAAACGCGGCGGAGGCATGTCCGCCGAGGCCCCGCTGATCGACCGCGCCATTCCCGCCGCCGCCTTCGTCATCATGATGGATGAACGCGGAGAGCAACCGACCTCCCCCGATTTCGCCCGCAAGATCGCCACCCTGCGCGATCAGTCCCGCGATATCTGTTTCGTCATCGGCGGCGCGGACGGTCTGGACCCCGCGCTGAGATCCCGCGCCGACTGGCAGATCAGCTTCGGACGGATGGTCTGGCCGCATATGCTGGTGCGGGTGATGCTGGCGGAACAGCTTTACCGCGCCGCCTCGATCCTTGCCGGATCGCCCTATCACCGGGCCTGAGCAGCGTCGCGGCAATCGCGGTACAGCGGAATATTCTCGTCCCCCAGCAGGGTCAGCATCGCCTCGGGTCCCTTGGTCCAGAACTCCAGCCTGCCATCCTCTGACAGGTAACGTGCGCCGGACCCCGAGACCGCGATGCTCAGCGGCACCAGCCTGCCCGCATCATAGATCACCGCGTGGCTTTCCTCTTCCGAATTGACGAAGACAGTCTGCAATTCCCGGTCATCCGCGCAGTCATAGGTAACAGCCAGAGTTTCGGCCATTCCCGACCCAGCCACAGCCAGCGAAAACGCGGATATCAGAGCGGCGCGGAACATGGGGGCCTCCTTTGCTGGTCATGATATTCTAAACCAGTCCCCGGACACAGAAAACCCGCCCCTTGCGACAGGGGCGGGCATGGTTTCCATATAGGCGGCTTACTCGGCCGGAACCGCTGCCAGATCGCCCGTTTCGGCGATGGGATGTTCCAGATTGGACAGCATCTCTTTCGGGCAGACCTGAAGGAAATTCCCCTTCTCGGCCTCCCAGCTATCCAGAATTTCCTGCGCCTTGACCGAGTTGGTTTCCTTCGCGTGACGCTCGACCAGACCTTTCAGCTGATCTTCCCAATGCGCCACGGTCACCGGACATGTCACCAGCGTTTCCATGTTCATATAGGTCTGCGCAACCCCGTCCGGGTCGTACAGATAGGCCATGCCCCCGGTCATGCCCGCGCCGAAATTCGCCCCGATCCGGCCAAGGATCACGGCAACACCTCCGGTCATGTATTCGCAGCCATT
This sequence is a window from Paracoccus aerodenitrificans. Protein-coding genes within it:
- the rlmH gene encoding 23S rRNA (pseudouridine(1915)-N(3))-methyltransferase RlmH; translation: MRITLLAVGRLRKSPELSLIDDYLDRFAKTGRSLGLPPVQVIEVEDKRGGGMSAEAPLIDRAIPAAAFVIMMDERGEQPTSPDFARKIATLRDQSRDICFVIGGADGLDPALRSRADWQISFGRMVWPHMLVRVMLAEQLYRAASILAGSPYHRA
- a CDS encoding MliC family protein, whose product is MFRAALISAFSLAVAGSGMAETLAVTYDCADDRELQTVFVNSEEESHAVIYDAGRLVPLSIAVSGSGARYLSEDGRLEFWTKGPEAMLTLLGDENIPLYRDCRDAAQAR